A single window of Pseudarthrobacter defluvii DNA harbors:
- the rsfS gene encoding ribosome silencing factor, with protein MTATESSIAIARTAAKAAADKIAQDIVAMDVSERLALADVFLIASAPSERQVNAIVDGIEEELAKQDLRPVRREGRSGGRWVLLDYADVVIHVQHEEDRVFYALERLWKDCPVVDLQLGDDASAKAGAASEGE; from the coding sequence GTGACTGCAACAGAATCGTCCATTGCCATTGCCCGTACGGCAGCGAAGGCAGCCGCAGACAAAATTGCGCAAGATATTGTCGCCATGGATGTCAGCGAACGACTGGCCCTGGCTGACGTTTTCCTCATCGCATCCGCGCCCAGCGAACGGCAGGTCAACGCCATCGTGGACGGCATTGAGGAAGAACTGGCGAAGCAGGATCTGCGTCCGGTCCGCCGTGAGGGCCGTTCCGGCGGGCGATGGGTCCTGCTGGACTACGCCGACGTCGTCATCCACGTCCAGCACGAGGAAGACCGCGTGTTCTACGCGCTGGAGCGTCTCTGGAAGGACTGCCCGGTGGTGGACCTGCAGCTCGGTGATGACGCGTCCGCCAAAGCCGGCGCCGCATCCGAGGGCGAGTAG
- a CDS encoding DUF3311 domain-containing protein: MSHADGSGYSPNGEAFPEGSRLTRDTAIRGPARPGPYIGAGILLAAAILFPLMPQLYSFDAPRLAGLPFFYWYQLLWVPISAILTGSAYWLVTKEDRRRRAEVRAGGAPQEGAASAGAGVEGDRP; the protein is encoded by the coding sequence ATGTCCCACGCAGATGGTTCCGGCTACAGCCCGAACGGTGAAGCTTTTCCTGAAGGATCGCGCCTGACGCGTGATACCGCCATCCGCGGCCCGGCCAGGCCCGGTCCCTATATCGGCGCCGGCATCCTGCTGGCCGCCGCCATCCTTTTCCCGCTGATGCCGCAGCTTTACTCCTTTGACGCGCCGCGGCTTGCCGGGCTGCCGTTCTTCTACTGGTACCAGCTGCTGTGGGTGCCGATTTCGGCCATCCTGACCGGCAGCGCGTATTGGCTGGTCACCAAGGAAGACCGACGACGGCGGGCAGAGGTCCGTGCCGGCGGCGCGCCGCAGGAAGGGGCTGCTTCCGCCGGGGCCGGGGTGGAAGGGGACCGGCCATGA
- the mctP gene encoding monocarboxylate uptake permease MctP, which produces MNGREINWTALVIVVLLFVVVAVMGFLAARWRRSSEVEGLHSLDEWGLGGRGFGTWITWFLLGGDLYTAYTFVAVPAAMWATGAVSGFFAVPYTIVLYPIIFIIMSRLWSVSHRHGYVTSADFVGGRYGSRWLSLAIAVTGIVATMPYIALQLVGIKAVLTVLGLGSSDNVLLTDLPLILAFVVLAAYTYTSGLRAPAMIAVVKDLLIYLAVIVAVIYLPIKFGGWDTIFGSAQSKLGTVNQATGKPAGVFIPGAANYSAYWSLALGSAMALFMYPHSVTAVLASKARNTIRRNAAILPLYSLMLGFLALLGFVAIQAGTKPIDLDGSVNPQLVVPQLFLDHFPAWFAGIALAAIAIGALVPAAIMSIAAANMFTRNIYRDFIRPDVDPKTEAKVSKIVSLVVKVGALVFVIAMDQSAAINMQLLGGIWILQTFPAVVAGLYTRWFDRWALLIGWAAGIIFGTVSAYNVVNPVTKAHFGGSVAPIPGTDFSVYIAVSAFALNLVVAAVLTLVLRALKVRTGEDLTRPTDYEADETDPKVVQIEKIQHFTQPGGPSPVA; this is translated from the coding sequence ATGAACGGGCGCGAGATCAACTGGACGGCGCTGGTCATCGTCGTGCTGCTCTTCGTCGTCGTGGCCGTGATGGGCTTCCTCGCCGCACGATGGCGCCGCAGCAGTGAGGTGGAGGGACTGCACAGCCTGGACGAGTGGGGCCTGGGCGGCCGAGGCTTCGGCACCTGGATCACCTGGTTCCTGCTGGGCGGGGACCTATACACCGCGTATACGTTCGTGGCAGTGCCGGCGGCGATGTGGGCTACGGGTGCGGTCAGCGGCTTCTTTGCCGTCCCGTACACCATCGTCCTGTATCCCATCATCTTCATCATCATGAGCCGGCTGTGGTCGGTGTCCCACCGCCACGGCTACGTCACGTCCGCAGACTTCGTCGGCGGACGCTACGGCAGCCGCTGGCTCTCGCTTGCCATTGCCGTCACGGGCATCGTGGCCACCATGCCCTACATCGCGCTGCAGCTGGTGGGCATCAAGGCCGTGCTCACCGTGCTTGGCCTGGGCAGTTCCGACAACGTCCTGCTGACTGACCTGCCGCTGATTCTCGCGTTCGTGGTCCTTGCTGCCTACACCTACACATCAGGCCTGCGGGCGCCGGCCATGATCGCGGTGGTCAAGGATCTGCTGATCTACCTCGCCGTGATCGTTGCCGTTATCTACCTGCCCATCAAATTCGGTGGCTGGGACACCATCTTTGGCTCGGCGCAGTCCAAACTGGGCACGGTGAACCAGGCCACGGGCAAGCCGGCAGGCGTCTTCATTCCGGGAGCTGCCAACTACTCCGCGTACTGGTCGCTGGCCCTGGGCTCGGCCATGGCACTGTTCATGTACCCGCACTCGGTGACCGCGGTACTCGCGTCGAAGGCCCGCAATACCATCCGGCGCAACGCGGCCATCCTGCCGCTGTATTCGCTGATGCTTGGGTTCCTTGCGCTGCTGGGTTTCGTGGCCATCCAGGCCGGCACCAAGCCCATAGACCTGGACGGGTCGGTCAATCCACAGTTGGTGGTTCCACAGCTGTTCCTTGACCACTTCCCGGCCTGGTTTGCCGGAATCGCACTCGCCGCCATTGCTATCGGGGCCCTGGTGCCGGCAGCAATCATGTCCATCGCGGCCGCCAACATGTTCACCCGCAACATCTACCGCGACTTCATCCGGCCCGACGTCGACCCCAAGACCGAGGCCAAAGTGTCCAAGATCGTCTCGCTGGTGGTCAAGGTGGGCGCCCTGGTCTTCGTGATCGCCATGGACCAGTCCGCAGCCATCAACATGCAGTTGCTGGGCGGCATCTGGATCCTGCAGACCTTCCCGGCCGTGGTCGCGGGCCTCTACACCCGGTGGTTCGACCGCTGGGCCCTGCTGATCGGCTGGGCAGCGGGCATTATCTTCGGAACCGTCTCCGCCTACAACGTGGTCAACCCGGTGACCAAGGCGCACTTCGGCGGCTCGGTGGCGCCCATCCCAGGCACGGACTTCAGCGTCTACATCGCGGTGTCCGCCTTCGCGCTGAACCTGGTTGTCGCTGCGGTGCTAACCCTGGTGCTGCGGGCCTTGAAGGTCAGGACCGGGGAGGACCTCACCCGGCCCACCGACTACGAGGCCGACGAAACGGACCCCAAGGTGGTGCAGATCGAGAAGATCCAGCATTTCACCCAGCCGGGCGGCCCCTCCCCGGTGGCCTGA
- a CDS encoding class I SAM-dependent methyltransferase — protein MDSGAAVPAVTRTRGHAVRLEKALGVVLGTGRIPLRLRAWDGSEAGPADAPLLEFRSRKALRRMLWSPGQLGLSRAYVAGDIDSPGDIFAAFTALSSAGKFAEPGPFRPLSAGELWLLLRTAARLGAIGPNPSPPPEEARVARKGRMHSRRRDSAAISHHYDVGNDFYALVLGPSMVYSCAVWPADGAGRQAGCGPEDGLDAAQEAKLDLVCRKLGLQPGMRVLDVGCGWGSFAIHAAARYGATVVGVTLSTEQAALARKRAADAGLTDRVEIRVQDYRDVQDGPFDAISSIGMSEHVGRAQTPAYAAALFGLLRPGGRLLNHAISWNAGPTSPDPDSFIPRYVFPDGEMISLGEMVSALETARFEVLDVEALRGHYALTLRAWVSRLEQNWDEAVRLAGEGRARVWRLYMAASALGFENGLTGVNQVLVQRPGGDQPPLRRNAWL, from the coding sequence ATGGACAGTGGAGCAGCAGTACCAGCGGTAACCCGAACCAGGGGGCATGCAGTCAGGCTGGAAAAGGCCCTGGGGGTGGTGCTGGGCACCGGCCGGATTCCCCTGCGGCTGCGGGCATGGGACGGATCGGAGGCGGGCCCTGCGGACGCGCCGCTCCTGGAGTTCAGGTCCCGGAAGGCCCTGCGACGGATGCTCTGGTCGCCCGGGCAGCTGGGACTGAGCCGCGCTTACGTGGCGGGCGACATCGACAGCCCGGGCGATATCTTCGCGGCGTTCACAGCCTTGAGCTCGGCCGGCAAGTTCGCCGAGCCCGGCCCGTTCCGCCCGCTTTCCGCCGGCGAACTCTGGCTGCTGCTGCGCACCGCAGCCCGGCTTGGCGCCATCGGGCCCAACCCGTCACCGCCGCCCGAGGAGGCACGCGTCGCCAGGAAAGGCAGGATGCACTCCCGGCGCCGCGACTCGGCAGCCATTTCGCACCATTACGACGTCGGCAACGACTTCTACGCCCTGGTGCTGGGTCCGTCCATGGTCTATTCATGCGCCGTGTGGCCCGCCGATGGCGCCGGACGGCAAGCGGGATGCGGGCCGGAGGACGGCCTGGATGCGGCGCAGGAAGCCAAGCTGGACCTGGTGTGCCGGAAGCTGGGCCTGCAGCCGGGGATGAGGGTCCTGGACGTGGGATGCGGCTGGGGCAGTTTTGCCATCCATGCCGCCGCCAGGTACGGCGCCACCGTGGTGGGGGTGACCCTGTCCACGGAGCAGGCGGCCCTGGCGCGTAAACGTGCAGCGGACGCCGGCCTCACGGACCGCGTGGAGATCCGCGTCCAGGATTACCGGGACGTGCAGGACGGCCCTTTCGACGCCATCAGTTCCATCGGCATGTCCGAGCACGTGGGGCGGGCCCAGACCCCCGCATACGCTGCCGCGCTGTTCGGGCTTCTGCGCCCCGGCGGGCGGCTCCTGAACCACGCGATCTCATGGAATGCCGGTCCCACCAGTCCCGACCCGGACTCGTTCATCCCCCGGTACGTCTTCCCGGACGGCGAAATGATCAGCCTCGGCGAGATGGTGTCCGCCCTGGAAACCGCCCGGTTCGAAGTCCTCGACGTGGAGGCCCTGCGGGGCCATTACGCCCTCACACTCCGGGCGTGGGTCAGCCGGCTGGAGCAGAACTGGGATGAGGCGGTGCGGCTGGCCGGCGAAGGGCGGGCGCGGGTGTGGCGGCTGTACATGGCGGCCAGCGCACTGGGATTCGAGAACGGGCTGACCGGTGTCAACCAGGTCCTGGTGCAGCGGCCGGGCGGGGACCAACCGCCGTTGCGCCGGAATGCCTGGCTGTAA
- a CDS encoding FAD-dependent oxidoreductase translates to MIPDPTDVVVIGAGQAGLSAAYHLKRRGVDHTVLDAEEGPGGAWRHRWKSLRMATVNGISDLPGIPKPEVDPAEPSSEFLSRYFGDYEAQLGLSVHRPVKVRAVRREDDNPAGRLRIETSDGDWSAKALINATGTWTRPFWPIYPGQSSFRGRQLHVADYVSADEFRGRHVIVVGGGISAVGLLEEISRVTTTSWFTRREPVWRDAPFDSKAGHDAVALVEERVRRGLPPQSVVSVTGLIWTPALRAAKERGALNRQPMFTAIEPDGVRRADGSVLKADVILWATGFRAELDHLAPLHLRGPGGGIAMEGTRVAAEPRVHLVGYGPSSSTIGANRAGRAAVAAVMGLPGMAEAAEPVTWG, encoded by the coding sequence GTGATTCCTGACCCAACCGACGTGGTGGTCATCGGGGCGGGCCAGGCCGGCCTGTCGGCCGCCTACCACCTCAAGCGCCGGGGAGTGGACCACACAGTGCTTGACGCCGAGGAAGGTCCGGGCGGCGCATGGCGGCACCGCTGGAAGAGCCTGCGCATGGCCACGGTCAACGGGATCAGCGACCTGCCGGGCATCCCCAAACCGGAGGTGGATCCCGCCGAACCCAGCTCGGAGTTCCTGAGCCGCTATTTCGGTGACTACGAGGCGCAGCTGGGCCTGTCCGTCCACCGGCCGGTCAAGGTGCGCGCTGTCAGGCGGGAAGATGACAACCCTGCCGGCCGGCTGCGGATCGAAACATCGGACGGCGACTGGAGCGCCAAGGCACTCATCAACGCCACGGGCACGTGGACCCGCCCCTTCTGGCCCATCTATCCCGGCCAGTCCTCGTTCCGCGGCCGCCAGCTGCACGTCGCCGACTATGTGTCCGCGGACGAGTTCCGGGGCCGGCACGTGATCGTGGTGGGCGGGGGCATTTCCGCCGTCGGCCTGCTTGAGGAAATTTCCCGCGTCACCACCACCAGCTGGTTCACCCGCCGGGAACCTGTGTGGCGGGATGCGCCGTTCGATTCCAAGGCAGGCCACGACGCCGTGGCACTGGTGGAGGAACGTGTCCGCCGTGGGCTTCCGCCGCAGAGCGTGGTTTCCGTGACCGGGCTGATCTGGACCCCCGCTTTGCGCGCAGCCAAAGAACGAGGGGCACTCAACCGGCAGCCGATGTTCACAGCGATAGAACCGGACGGGGTCCGCCGGGCGGACGGCAGCGTGCTGAAGGCTGATGTCATTCTGTGGGCCACGGGTTTCAGGGCGGAGCTGGATCACCTTGCGCCGCTTCACCTGCGGGGACCCGGTGGGGGGATCGCCATGGAGGGGACCCGGGTGGCTGCTGAACCGCGCGTCCATCTGGTGGGTTACGGCCCGTCGTCGTCCACCATCGGTGCCAACCGGGCGGGGCGGGCAGCAGTGGCGGCCGTCATGGGACTGCCTGGAATGGCGGAAGCCGCGGAACCGGTAACGTGGGGGTGA
- a CDS encoding class I SAM-dependent methyltransferase, protein MAANTLEDIFHVLRRRPDVEAPNLQAWDATDRLLLETAVQLGRAGSTIAVIGDRYGALTLGASAVLAPASLRVHQDLITGERALWLNAAELPTGLEAAGEAAMPGADTGFVQLPMGRELLAGAGTVLLQLPKTLAELEEIAAAVARYAAPGVRLLAGGRVKHMSLGMNAVLERYFVSVQPQLARQKSRVLLASGPKTAAAPPRFPVVEHLAELDLDVAAHGAVFAGPRLDIGTRFLLEFLPGMKPARHAVDLGCGTGILAAMYARQFPNAAVTATDQSAAAVQSARATAQANGLADRITVLQDDALSTFPDGAVDAILLNPPFHVGAGVHAGAGLKMIEAAGRVLAPGGELWTVFNRHLAYVPALERHVGPTVAEGRNSKFTVTRSIRRPR, encoded by the coding sequence GTGGCAGCAAACACGCTGGAGGACATATTCCACGTCCTGCGCCGGCGGCCCGACGTCGAGGCGCCCAACCTGCAGGCCTGGGACGCCACGGACCGGCTGCTGCTGGAAACGGCAGTGCAGCTCGGCCGGGCCGGCAGCACCATTGCCGTGATTGGAGACCGCTACGGGGCCCTGACGCTGGGCGCTTCCGCGGTGCTCGCCCCCGCGTCGCTCCGCGTGCACCAGGACCTCATCACGGGGGAGAGGGCGCTGTGGCTCAACGCGGCCGAATTGCCGACGGGCCTGGAGGCTGCCGGGGAGGCCGCCATGCCCGGTGCCGACACCGGGTTTGTCCAGCTGCCGATGGGCCGGGAACTGCTGGCGGGAGCAGGGACCGTCCTGCTGCAGCTCCCCAAGACCCTCGCCGAGCTGGAGGAAATTGCGGCAGCCGTGGCGCGGTACGCAGCCCCTGGCGTCCGGTTGCTGGCAGGGGGCCGGGTGAAGCACATGTCACTGGGCATGAACGCAGTCCTTGAACGCTACTTCGTGTCCGTGCAGCCGCAGCTCGCGCGGCAAAAGTCGCGGGTTCTGCTCGCCAGCGGCCCCAAAACCGCGGCGGCGCCCCCGCGTTTCCCGGTGGTGGAACACCTTGCCGAGCTGGACCTGGACGTGGCCGCGCACGGTGCGGTATTTGCCGGACCCCGGCTGGACATCGGCACACGTTTCCTGCTGGAGTTCCTGCCCGGGATGAAACCGGCACGGCACGCCGTGGACCTGGGCTGCGGCACGGGAATCCTCGCCGCGATGTACGCCAGGCAGTTCCCCAACGCGGCCGTGACGGCAACGGACCAGTCGGCCGCCGCTGTGCAGTCCGCCCGCGCCACGGCGCAGGCGAATGGCCTGGCGGACCGGATTACCGTCCTGCAGGACGACGCGCTCAGCACCTTTCCTGACGGCGCAGTTGACGCCATACTGCTGAACCCGCCCTTCCACGTCGGTGCCGGTGTCCACGCCGGCGCAGGGCTGAAGATGATCGAAGCGGCGGGACGGGTCCTGGCTCCCGGCGGTGAACTGTGGACGGTCTTCAACCGGCACCTGGCTTATGTGCCGGCACTTGAGCGGCATGTCGGACCCACCGTTGCGGAGGGCCGGAACAGCAAGTTCACGGTCACCCGCAGCATCCGCCGCCCGCGCTGA
- a CDS encoding ROK family transcriptional regulator: protein MGDFNLTVILDAIRRTSGGLSRVELAQIVGLSPQTISNISRRLLDQNLIVEAGKEGSGPGKPRTILRLNPGGMYALGVHLDPAVTTFVVLDLVGAVVRHSRIKTPGGNDPAAVIATIAAEIGQLVEESGVDRSRIAGLGVAAPGPIDLDNGTVVDPPLLPGWDRVELRDALARATGYSVLVDKDVTSAAVAETWAGGPSGAGSFIFMYMGTGIGCGIVLNDEVVRGTSGNAGEIGHIIVDPDGPPCDCGQRGCVKSSCIPQVLVAEAEAAGILEGPPASSAAEIQQSFADLCARAYAGDERAAAILDRSAVLVARAVSVVTNTLDVERVVFGGPFWTCLAGCYLERIPPLLDANSAARLIHPIEVVGTGVGEDVGAIGAASLVLEHTLAPRAQRLLLES from the coding sequence ATGGGTGACTTCAACCTCACCGTCATCCTCGACGCAATCCGCAGGACGTCCGGTGGCCTGAGCCGGGTGGAGCTTGCCCAGATCGTTGGCCTGTCCCCCCAGACCATCTCCAACATTTCCCGCCGCCTGCTGGACCAGAACCTGATCGTCGAGGCGGGCAAGGAGGGCAGCGGCCCCGGCAAGCCGCGCACCATTCTCCGACTCAACCCCGGTGGTATGTACGCCCTGGGGGTCCACCTGGACCCCGCCGTCACAACATTCGTGGTGCTGGACCTCGTGGGCGCGGTGGTACGGCACTCGCGCATCAAGACCCCCGGTGGAAATGATCCCGCCGCCGTCATCGCCACCATCGCGGCCGAGATAGGGCAGCTGGTGGAGGAATCGGGCGTGGACCGCAGCCGCATCGCCGGGCTGGGAGTGGCTGCCCCGGGTCCCATCGACCTGGACAACGGCACGGTGGTGGATCCCCCGCTGCTGCCCGGCTGGGACAGGGTGGAACTGCGCGATGCGCTGGCCAGGGCCACCGGCTACTCCGTGCTGGTGGACAAGGATGTCACCAGCGCCGCCGTCGCGGAGACGTGGGCGGGCGGCCCCAGCGGCGCCGGGAGCTTCATCTTCATGTACATGGGCACAGGCATCGGCTGCGGCATCGTCCTCAATGACGAGGTGGTCCGGGGCACGTCCGGCAACGCCGGCGAAATCGGCCACATCATCGTGGACCCCGACGGCCCACCCTGCGACTGCGGGCAGCGCGGTTGCGTGAAATCTTCGTGCATCCCGCAGGTGCTGGTGGCGGAAGCAGAAGCCGCAGGCATCCTGGAAGGCCCCCCGGCCAGCAGCGCCGCCGAAATCCAGCAGAGCTTCGCCGACCTGTGCGCCCGCGCCTATGCAGGGGATGAACGTGCCGCCGCGATCCTGGACCGGTCCGCTGTCCTGGTGGCCCGGGCAGTCTCGGTGGTCACCAACACCCTGGATGTTGAACGGGTGGTGTTCGGTGGCCCCTTCTGGACCTGCCTCGCGGGGTGCTACCTGGAACGGATCCCGCCGCTCCTGGACGCCAACAGCGCAGCCCGGCTGATCCACCCCATCGAGGTTGTGGGCACAGGGGTGGGGGAGGACGTCGGAGCCATCGGTGCAGCATCCCTGGTCCTGGAACATACGCTCGCGCCCCGCGCGCAGCGGCTGCTGCTGGAAAGCTGA
- a CDS encoding extracellular solute-binding protein produces the protein MLRRVSKTVSLVAAAVLALSACTPADPSGGNRTIKVAYQKTDSFTALDTMFQDAKKEFEAANQGVTIELQPIQANDDDYGTKLALALRSPSTAPDVFYEDTFKVRSDVDAGYLLNLDSRLAGWGDWAKFDDAAKEAGTADDGGTYAVPLGTDTRAIWYNKKVFEAAGVELPWRPSSWQDILETARKIKAASPDVIPFNMYAGKGTGEGTVMQGFYELLYGTGSSLYDQDSKKWVVGSAGFKDSLAFLHTLYQEKLAVPPAEALDPNVWKKVFGEWFPKAKLGATVEGSYAPSFWQDGGSYAWPGYGQEMGVAPFPTQKGAAPGAVSMSGGWTLAVGADTKQPDLAFNFVTTALNAENSLAFTVASSQIAVRTDVAADPGYQSANPFVKDVSGLVAVTHFRPATSDYPRISAAVQEATEAVITGNRTPEEAAAAYDAAVAGIVGGDKTIRK, from the coding sequence ATGCTTCGCCGGGTATCCAAGACAGTGTCCCTGGTGGCCGCCGCGGTACTGGCCCTCTCGGCCTGCACGCCGGCCGATCCGTCCGGTGGCAACCGGACCATCAAGGTGGCCTACCAAAAAACCGACTCGTTCACGGCCCTGGACACCATGTTCCAGGACGCGAAAAAGGAGTTTGAAGCCGCGAACCAGGGCGTCACGATTGAGCTGCAGCCCATCCAGGCCAACGACGACGACTACGGCACCAAGCTGGCCCTGGCCCTGCGCTCGCCCTCGACTGCTCCGGATGTCTTCTACGAAGACACGTTCAAGGTCCGCTCCGACGTTGACGCCGGGTACCTCCTGAACCTGGACAGCCGCCTGGCAGGGTGGGGGGACTGGGCCAAGTTCGACGATGCGGCGAAAGAAGCGGGAACAGCGGACGACGGCGGCACGTACGCAGTGCCGTTGGGCACCGACACCCGGGCCATCTGGTACAACAAGAAGGTTTTTGAGGCGGCCGGCGTTGAGCTGCCGTGGCGGCCTTCGAGCTGGCAGGACATCCTGGAGACCGCCCGGAAGATCAAGGCCGCCAGCCCGGACGTGATCCCCTTCAACATGTACGCCGGGAAGGGCACCGGCGAAGGAACCGTGATGCAGGGGTTCTACGAGCTTCTGTACGGTACCGGTTCCAGCCTCTATGACCAGGATTCGAAGAAGTGGGTTGTTGGCTCGGCCGGATTCAAAGACTCGCTGGCCTTCCTGCACACGCTTTACCAGGAGAAACTGGCAGTGCCCCCGGCCGAAGCGCTGGACCCGAATGTCTGGAAGAAGGTGTTCGGCGAGTGGTTCCCCAAGGCAAAACTGGGCGCAACCGTGGAAGGCTCCTACGCGCCGTCGTTCTGGCAGGACGGCGGGAGCTACGCCTGGCCGGGGTACGGGCAGGAGATGGGTGTGGCCCCGTTCCCTACACAGAAGGGCGCGGCACCCGGCGCGGTCAGCATGTCCGGCGGCTGGACCCTTGCCGTGGGAGCTGACACCAAGCAGCCGGACCTGGCCTTCAATTTCGTCACCACCGCGCTCAACGCGGAAAACTCTCTGGCGTTCACCGTGGCCAGCTCGCAGATCGCTGTCCGCACGGACGTGGCGGCCGATCCCGGCTACCAGTCGGCCAACCCGTTCGTGAAGGATGTCTCAGGCCTGGTGGCCGTCACCCACTTCCGGCCCGCCACCTCCGACTATCCACGGATTTCCGCTGCCGTGCAGGAAGCAACCGAGGCAGTCATCACCGGGAACAGGACCCCGGAGGAGGCGGCGGCGGCCTATGACGCTGCCGTGGCCGGCATCGTGGGCGGCGACAAGACCATCCGGAAGTAG
- a CDS encoding carbohydrate ABC transporter permease, whose product MPANHPGRQALRYLPVLPAVVLLAVFLAGPVLWAFHASLTNAGLTGRHARNPEWVGLENYQRLLQDPAFPLSLALTVLFVAGSAILGQNVLGLALAVLMRRARPAVSATVGTAVVAAWVLPEIVAAFAAYAFFSRDGTLNQLLGAAGLAEGDWLYAVPMVAVILANVWRGTAFSMLVYRAALNGVPAELTEAAQMDGASAWQRLAFITLPVIRGSIATNLMLVTLQTLAVFTLIWVMTAGGPANGSTTLPVLAYQEAFKFGDIGYGTAVATVLILIGGLFGAAYLRLLREQKP is encoded by the coding sequence GTGCCCGCGAACCACCCCGGCAGGCAGGCGCTGCGCTACCTGCCGGTCCTGCCCGCCGTCGTGCTGCTGGCCGTCTTCCTGGCCGGCCCCGTGCTGTGGGCCTTCCATGCCTCGCTCACCAACGCAGGACTCACCGGCCGGCACGCCAGGAACCCAGAGTGGGTGGGACTGGAGAACTACCAGCGGCTGCTGCAGGACCCGGCCTTTCCGCTGTCGCTGGCGCTGACCGTCCTGTTCGTAGCGGGTTCGGCGATCCTGGGCCAGAACGTGCTGGGACTGGCCCTGGCGGTCCTGATGCGGCGCGCACGTCCCGCTGTGTCCGCAACCGTTGGAACCGCCGTCGTAGCTGCCTGGGTCCTGCCGGAAATCGTGGCCGCCTTCGCCGCCTACGCCTTCTTCAGCCGGGACGGAACGCTCAACCAGCTCCTCGGCGCCGCAGGGCTGGCGGAAGGCGACTGGCTCTACGCCGTTCCCATGGTGGCCGTGATCCTGGCCAACGTGTGGCGGGGCACCGCCTTTTCCATGCTGGTGTACCGGGCTGCATTGAACGGCGTTCCTGCCGAGCTGACCGAGGCAGCGCAGATGGACGGCGCCTCCGCCTGGCAGCGGCTGGCGTTCATCACCCTGCCGGTGATCAGGGGCAGCATTGCCACCAACCTGATGCTGGTTACGCTGCAGACCCTGGCGGTCTTCACCCTGATCTGGGTCATGACCGCCGGCGGCCCCGCCAACGGCAGCACCACGCTGCCCGTCCTGGCCTACCAGGAGGCCTTCAAATTCGGTGACATAGGATACGGAACGGCCGTCGCCACCGTCCTCATCCTCATCGGCGGCCTGTTCGGGGCCGCCTACCTCCGCCTGCTCCGGGAGCAGAAACCGTGA
- a CDS encoding carbohydrate ABC transporter permease translates to MTARRLRTRSPWADVALLLIGACFLLPLLWLVLGSLDPAAGHATNIPQRPGLENFAAVFTPELLFRPLWNSLLLAAGTGVVTLTAAVLAAYPLSRYRSRFNTPFMSAILFGTCLPVTAIMVPVYGLFVQLRLLDSMPATVLFLAATSLPMAIWMTRNFMDAVPLALEEAAWVDGASRLSGLRSIVLPLMGPGLGVVFIFVFIQAWGNFFVPFVLLLSEGSQPAAVSIFSFFGQHGAVAYGQLAAFSILYSVPVLALYAIVARGSGNALALAGAVRG, encoded by the coding sequence GTGACCGCCCGGCGCCTACGGACCCGCAGCCCGTGGGCGGATGTGGCCCTGCTGCTCATCGGAGCCTGCTTCCTGCTGCCGCTGCTGTGGCTGGTCCTTGGTTCCCTGGATCCGGCCGCCGGACACGCCACGAACATTCCGCAGCGGCCGGGCCTGGAGAATTTCGCCGCCGTCTTTACGCCGGAGCTGCTGTTCCGGCCGCTGTGGAACAGCCTGCTGCTGGCCGCCGGCACCGGGGTGGTCACGCTCACGGCAGCGGTGCTGGCGGCCTATCCGCTGTCCCGCTACCGGTCCCGGTTCAACACGCCCTTCATGTCGGCCATCCTGTTCGGCACCTGCCTTCCCGTCACCGCCATCATGGTGCCGGTCTACGGACTGTTCGTGCAGCTTCGGCTGCTGGATTCCATGCCGGCCACGGTCCTGTTCCTGGCTGCCACCAGCCTGCCCATGGCCATCTGGATGACAAGGAACTTCATGGATGCCGTGCCGCTGGCACTGGAGGAAGCCGCCTGGGTGGACGGCGCGTCCAGGCTGTCCGGACTGCGCTCCATCGTGCTTCCACTCATGGGACCGGGCCTGGGCGTGGTGTTCATCTTTGTGTTCATCCAGGCCTGGGGAAACTTCTTTGTCCCGTTCGTGCTCCTGCTGTCCGAGGGCAGCCAGCCGGCAGCCGTATCCATCTTCAGCTTCTTTGGCCAGCACGGGGCAGTGGCGTACGGCCAGCTGGCCGCCTTCTCGATTCTCTATTCCGTTCCGGTCCTGGCCCTTTACGCCATCGTGGCGCGCGGATCCGGCAACGCGCTGGCCCTTGCGGGTGCCGTCAGGGGCTAG